A stretch of the Mycobacterium shigaense genome encodes the following:
- a CDS encoding aminotransferase class I/II-fold pyridoxal phosphate-dependent enzyme, whose protein sequence is MAFDSLSPDDLAALHARHQQDYAELQAKKLALDLTRGKPSAEQLDLSNQLLSLPGDDYRDGEGTDTRNYGGLHGLPELRAIFSELLGIPVPNLIAGNNSSLELMHDHVAFSMLYGGVDSQRPWKDEPGVKFLCPVPGYDRHFAITETMGVEMIPIPMHEEGPDVDLIEELVAVDPAIKGMWVVPVFGNPTGVTYSWETVRRLVQMRTAAPDFRLFWDNAYAVHTLTHDFLPQIDVLGLAATAGNPNRPYVFASTSKITYAGAGVSFLGGSLGNIAWYLQYAGKKSIGPDKINQLRHLRFFGDADGVRLHMLRHQQILAPKFALALEILDQRLSESKIASWTDPKGGYFISLDVLPGTAKRTVALAKGAGIAVTEAGASFPYRKDPEDKNIRIAPTFPSLPDLRDAVDGLATCALLAASEARIGAPAPSVN, encoded by the coding sequence GTGGCGTTCGATTCCCTCAGCCCCGACGATCTGGCAGCGCTGCACGCTCGCCACCAGCAGGACTACGCAGAGCTGCAGGCCAAGAAGCTGGCGCTGGATCTGACCCGCGGCAAACCCTCCGCCGAGCAACTGGACCTGTCCAACCAGCTGTTGAGTCTGCCCGGCGACGACTATCGCGACGGCGAGGGCACCGACACCCGCAACTACGGGGGCCTGCACGGATTGCCCGAGCTGCGCGCCATCTTCTCCGAGCTGCTCGGCATCCCGGTGCCGAACCTGATCGCCGGGAACAACTCCAGTCTCGAGCTGATGCACGACCACGTCGCCTTCTCGATGCTCTACGGCGGGGTGGACTCGCAGCGGCCCTGGAAGGACGAGCCCGGCGTCAAGTTTCTGTGCCCCGTCCCCGGCTACGACCGGCACTTCGCGATCACCGAGACCATGGGCGTCGAGATGATCCCGATCCCGATGCACGAGGAAGGCCCGGACGTCGACCTGATCGAGGAGCTGGTGGCCGTCGACCCCGCGATCAAGGGCATGTGGGTGGTGCCGGTGTTCGGCAACCCCACCGGGGTCACCTACTCCTGGGAGACGGTGCGCCGGCTCGTCCAGATGCGAACGGCGGCGCCCGACTTCCGGCTGTTCTGGGACAACGCCTACGCCGTGCACACCCTCACGCACGATTTCCTTCCTCAGATCGACGTGCTCGGGCTGGCCGCCACGGCCGGCAACCCCAACCGGCCCTACGTCTTCGCGTCCACCTCGAAGATCACCTATGCGGGTGCCGGCGTCAGCTTCCTGGGCGGATCGCTGGGCAACATCGCCTGGTACCTGCAGTACGCCGGGAAGAAGTCGATCGGCCCGGACAAGATCAACCAGCTGCGGCACCTCCGCTTCTTCGGCGATGCCGACGGGGTGCGCCTGCACATGCTGCGTCACCAGCAGATCCTGGCGCCGAAGTTCGCGCTGGCGCTGGAAATCCTGGATCAGCGGCTCAGCGAATCCAAGATCGCCTCGTGGACCGACCCCAAGGGGGGCTATTTCATCAGCCTCGACGTGCTGCCCGGGACGGCCAAGCGGACGGTCGCCCTGGCCAAGGGCGCCGGCATCGCGGTCACCGAGGCGGGTGCGTCGTTCCCGTACCGCAAGGATCCGGAGGACAAGAACATCCGGATCGCGCCGACCTTCCCGTCGCTGCCGGACCTGCGCGACGCGGTCGACGGCCTGGCGACCTGCGCGCTGCTGGCGGCCTCGGAGGCGCGGATCGGCGCCCCGGCGCCCAGCGTGAACTGA
- a CDS encoding enoyl-CoA hydratase/isomerase family protein, with protein sequence MEIQTVGSVRVLTLSAGRVNALDVEVLDELTRTFRELQDSGNGPLVITGAGRVFSAGVDLNRVVEGGSDYTDRLVPALSNTFDALFGFPWPTVAAINGAAIAGGCVLACACDRRLIAPEAGIGAAEVRVGVSFPVAALEVMRYACGDRAEEVLLGARTYKGADATTRGLAHRVVAEDVVEAAVAEAAELGELPVEAYRDTKAQLRGPAVERIRQGGAIDAGVRQLWGSDETQQRLAAYVESLRRRD encoded by the coding sequence ATGGAGATCCAAACTGTCGGTTCGGTGCGGGTGTTGACCCTGTCCGCGGGGCGTGTCAATGCGCTCGATGTGGAAGTGCTCGACGAGCTGACCCGAACCTTTCGTGAGTTGCAGGATTCGGGCAACGGTCCGCTGGTCATCACCGGTGCGGGCCGGGTGTTTTCCGCCGGGGTCGACCTCAACCGCGTTGTCGAGGGAGGTAGCGATTACACCGATCGATTGGTTCCGGCGCTGTCCAACACGTTCGACGCGTTGTTCGGCTTTCCGTGGCCGACGGTGGCCGCCATCAACGGTGCCGCGATCGCCGGCGGGTGTGTGCTGGCATGTGCCTGCGATCGCCGCCTGATCGCTCCCGAAGCGGGGATCGGCGCGGCCGAGGTTCGCGTCGGCGTCTCCTTCCCGGTCGCCGCGCTGGAAGTAATGCGTTATGCCTGCGGGGATCGCGCCGAGGAAGTGCTGCTCGGCGCCCGCACCTATAAGGGAGCCGACGCCACCACCCGCGGGCTGGCCCACCGCGTCGTCGCCGAGGATGTGGTCGAGGCGGCGGTCGCGGAGGCCGCAGAACTGGGCGAACTCCCGGTCGAGGCCTATCGCGATACGAAAGCTCAGCTACGCGGCCCGGCCGTGGAGAGGATCCGGCAGGGTGGCGCTATCGATGCCGGCGTCCGCCAGCTGTGGGGTTCGGACGAGACGCAGCAGCGCCTGGCCGCCTATGTGGAGAGTCTTCGACGCCGCGACTGA